The Streptomyces seoulensis genome contains a region encoding:
- a CDS encoding demethylmenaquinone methyltransferase, whose translation MTRASLNKQPHEVAEMFDDVAERYDLTNDVLSLGQDRRWRKEVAKAVDARPAQKVLDLAAGTATSSLPFARTGAYVVPCDFSLGMLQVGKKKHPWLPITAGDATKLPFKDDTFDAVTISFGLRNVQDTDAALRELYRVTKPGGRVVICEFSHPTWTPFRTVYTEYLMRALPPVARSVSSNPDAYVYLAESIRAWPDQPALAEKLQKAGWSKVAWRNLTGGVVALHRGFKQL comes from the coding sequence GTGACCCGCGCCTCTCTGAACAAGCAGCCGCACGAAGTCGCCGAGATGTTCGACGACGTGGCGGAACGGTACGACCTGACGAACGACGTGCTGTCGCTCGGCCAGGACCGGCGCTGGCGCAAGGAGGTGGCGAAGGCGGTGGACGCCCGCCCCGCGCAGAAGGTCCTGGACCTGGCGGCGGGCACGGCGACGTCCTCGCTCCCCTTCGCCCGCACGGGCGCCTACGTGGTCCCCTGCGACTTCTCCCTGGGCATGCTCCAGGTGGGCAAGAAGAAGCACCCCTGGCTCCCGATCACGGCGGGCGACGCCACGAAGCTGCCGTTCAAGGACGACACCTTCGACGCGGTGACGATCTCCTTCGGCCTGCGCAACGTCCAGGACACGGATGCGGCGCTGAGGGAGCTGTACCGGGTGACGAAGCCCGGCGGCAGGGTGGTGATCTGCGAGTTCTCGCACCCCACGTGGACCCCGTTCCGCACGGTGTACACCGAGTACCTGATGCGGGCGCTGCCCCCCGTGGCCCGCTCGGTGTCGTCGAACCCGGACGCGTACGTGTACCTGGCGGAGTCGATCAGGGCGTGGCCGGACCAGCCGGCGCTGGCGGAGAAGCTCCAGAAGGCGGGCTGGTCGAAGGTGGCCTGGCGCAACCTGACCGGCGGCGTGGTGGCCCTGCACCGGGGCTTCAAGCAGCTCTGA
- a CDS encoding imidazolonepropionase-like domain-containing protein has product MLTLHVAEHSPEAAVLIDGASVVAVGPYEELTAAAPRARVRRWPGILLPGLLNPYAPELLEATYHPDPREADDLGTEPITGERAQAIFRADPARLGASARRGVQRMLAHGTVAVAGELRSRAVADVVRRAGLAVGRRPDRLPGPPALSPRPLILLPPPAPQAPARFAVFDVATRAELVERGAGTCVATVIEGRLVYRAR; this is encoded by the coding sequence GTGCTGACACTTCACGTCGCCGAGCACTCTCCCGAGGCGGCGGTCCTGATCGACGGCGCGTCGGTGGTGGCCGTGGGCCCGTACGAGGAACTCACCGCCGCCGCGCCCCGGGCCAGGGTGCGGCGCTGGCCCGGCATCCTCCTGCCGGGCCTGCTGAACCCGTACGCCCCGGAACTCCTGGAAGCGACCTACCATCCGGACCCCCGCGAGGCGGACGACCTGGGTACGGAGCCGATCACCGGAGAACGCGCACAGGCGATCTTCCGCGCCGACCCCGCACGCCTGGGCGCGAGCGCCCGCAGGGGCGTACAGCGGATGCTGGCCCACGGCACGGTGGCGGTGGCCGGAGAGCTGCGCTCACGGGCCGTGGCGGACGTGGTGCGCAGAGCGGGCCTGGCGGTGGGCCGACGCCCCGACCGCCTCCCGGGCCCCCCGGCCCTGTCCCCACGCCCCCTGATCCTCCTGCCCCCGCCGGCCCCACAGGCCCCCGCCCGCTTCGCGGTGTTCGACGTGGCGACCCGCGCGGAACTGGTGGAACGCGGCGCCGGAACCTGCGTGGCGACGGTGATCGAGGGCCGCCTGGTGTACCGAGCCCGCTAG
- the mqnC gene encoding cyclic dehypoxanthinyl futalosine synthase, protein MTEKAELASLDVAAVLDRAAAGGRITPEEALVLYRDAPLHALGAAADAVRRRKYAGIEHIATYIIERNINYTNVCVTACKFCAFYAAPKDTKKGWTRDLDDILRRCAETVELGGTQIMFQGGHHPDYGVEYYESHFKAIKDAFPQLVIHSLGASEVEHMARISKVSVEEAITRIHQAGLDSFAGAGAELLPARPRKAIAPLKESGERWLEIMETAHDLGVESTSTMLMGTGETNAERIEHLSMIRDVQDRTGGFRAFIPYTYQPENNHLKGRTQATLFEYLRMIAIARLFLDNVQHIQGSWLTTGKEVGQLSLHYGADDLGSIMLEENVVSSAGAKHRSNRLEIIDLIRKAGRTPAQRATTYEHLVVHDDPENDPVDDRVVSHISSTAIEGGTAHPELKLIASN, encoded by the coding sequence GTGACCGAGAAGGCCGAACTCGCTTCTTTGGATGTCGCAGCCGTGCTGGACCGAGCCGCAGCGGGCGGACGCATCACGCCCGAGGAAGCGCTCGTCCTCTACCGCGACGCCCCCCTGCACGCGCTCGGCGCGGCGGCCGACGCCGTGCGCCGCCGCAAGTACGCGGGTATCGAGCACATCGCGACGTACATCATCGAGCGCAACATCAACTACACGAACGTGTGCGTCACGGCGTGCAAGTTCTGCGCCTTCTACGCGGCCCCCAAGGACACCAAGAAGGGCTGGACCCGCGACCTCGACGACATCCTGCGCCGCTGCGCGGAGACGGTCGAACTGGGCGGCACCCAGATCATGTTCCAGGGTGGCCACCACCCGGACTACGGCGTCGAGTACTACGAGTCGCACTTCAAGGCGATCAAGGACGCGTTCCCCCAGTTGGTCATCCACTCCCTCGGCGCGTCCGAGGTCGAGCACATGGCCCGCATCTCGAAGGTCTCGGTGGAGGAGGCCATCACCCGCATCCACCAGGCGGGTCTGGACTCCTTCGCCGGTGCCGGGGCCGAGCTGCTCCCGGCCCGCCCCCGCAAAGCGATCGCCCCGCTGAAGGAGAGCGGCGAGCGCTGGCTGGAGATCATGGAGACGGCGCACGACCTGGGCGTGGAGTCGACGTCCACGATGCTCATGGGCACGGGCGAGACGAACGCCGAGCGCATCGAGCACCTGAGCATGATCCGGGACGTGCAGGACCGTACGGGCGGCTTCCGCGCCTTCATCCCGTACACCTACCAGCCCGAGAACAACCACCTGAAGGGCCGCACGCAGGCGACGCTCTTCGAGTACCTGCGCATGATCGCCATCGCCCGCCTGTTCCTGGACAACGTCCAGCACATCCAGGGCTCGTGGCTGACCACGGGCAAGGAGGTCGGCCAGCTCTCGCTGCACTACGGCGCGGACGACCTGGGCTCGATCATGCTGGAGGAGAACGTGGTCTCCTCTGCCGGTGCCAAGCACCGCAGCAACCGCCTGGAGATCATCGACCTGATCCGCAAGGCGGGCCGTACCCCCGCACAGCGGGCGACCACCTACGAGCACCTGGTGGTGCACGACGACCCGGAGAACGACCCGGTCGACGACAGGGTGGTCTCGCACATCTCCTCGACGGCGATCGAGGGCGGCACGGCCCACCCCGAGCTGAAGCTGATCGCCTCCAACTAG